A window of Ictalurus punctatus breed USDA103 chromosome 21, Coco_2.0, whole genome shotgun sequence genomic DNA:
TGTCAATTGACATGTCCGTCGTTCAGCCTGTCTTTCTGTCAATCCGTTGATCCGTCAGTCAATCAAAATGTCTGTTGGTCTGTCTGTCAGCTGATTTAGTCTAGCTTACAGTTTCTTCGACAGTTTGTTAATCTGTCTGCCTGTCACTTGGTAACCTGGCTGTCAGTCTTTGTCAGTTGATATGTCTGTCTGTTGGTCAGTCTGTCTGCCAATGTGCTtatctgtctgtcagtcagtcaaaCTGTCCGTCGGTTGATTAGTCTGGCTTTCAGTCTGCCAGACAGTTTGCCCGTCTGGctggctgtctgtctgtctgtctgttgttcAGTCTGTATGTCAGTTGGACGGTCGGTCTGTTTGGTAAGTCTATTAAtcagcctgtctgtctgtctgtttttcaaTACATCTGTCTGTCACTCAGTGTCATTTTGTTGGTTGATCTGTTTGTCATTTAGCCTATATTTTTGTCAGTTAGTCTATGTGTCTGTAGTTCAGTCTGTCCGATGGTCTGCTTGTGAGTCAGTCTCTGACTGTCAGTCAGATGGTGTGTCTGTCAGTAAGTTGACACacttgcctgtctgtctgtctgtcagatGGTTGGTCGGTTTTGTCTGCAGTCTGTTGTTCTGTCTGTCATTCGGTTgaaatgtctgtctgtctgtctgtcgcttTTTCTGTGTTCGTGTTAGTCATGCCGCATGTCCATCATGGCAGCTGATAAAACTCAGGAGTCGTTTGGGTACACActccccccgccccccaccccccctcgcgctctctctctctctctctctttctgactcaTGTGCCATGTGCGCTCTTTGTCCCCTCAGACCATGCTGGTCCAAATGTGGTACCCCATCACCGTGGCAACCCTCTCCCGGGAGTTCAAAAAGATCCTCGCCAAACATCTGAAGGCCACGTCTGGAAGTTTGGAGGGGCTGGAGTACAAACTGCATGATTTCGGCTACAGAGGAGTCTCCTCTCAGGAGGTAGGAGTCCCGGCGCACACGCACTGATACCACGGCCCGTTAGATTGATTAAGCTTCCAACGgtcaataaattttttttactgtggcaTTTTTGCAATTAACAAATGAGCAAGTTTGCGCTGAGGTCCCACCTCTTTACTCGACTCTGGAGTCAGTTTAGAAACATACTTGCTTCCACTTGTGACTTTGTGGCCAGAATCTATTAATCATCAGACTGTAGAAAAGCATAAACAGATCAGCGTCAGTAAGAAACCGAGTTAATATATAGCCAGTTTTATTAAACAGGACAGAATGTTAACGTTCTCGTGAACTAGCTTGGCTGTCTTCCAGTGGACCCGTGCTCCTTGTCCAGACTGCCCTTTGAATCCAAGTGTAGATATAAAGGTGTTTTAAACCggattaattaaataatatattaaaggTATTTTTTGGAAACGCAATCCCTCAGATCGGATGGATTATGAAGGCTGCACCGCACCTTGAAGATCACGCTGTGCCGTCCCACAGCCGTCAGTCCTGCCTGTACACGGCTGAGTATTAAACATGGCGCTGGAGGGTACAGACGGGGAACGTGTCCGAAAGGTCAGCGGACATCTGGCTCAGGTGATGAGGTGTGTGCAGAGGCTGCTGGGAGTTAGAAGCTCAGATCAGTGAAACGGTGTGCGGGCGAAGAGACACGCTCTCGTAGATATGAgcaagggggaaaaagaaagaaccggTTAGCAACCCTAGCTGACGTAGCGGTCACCTGAACACTTAGTTTGCATGTGTAAAGTAGACCGTCTCGTATCAGGGTCTGTGATCTCGCAGCGCGATGCCTCGCAGACCCGTACTAATTCATCATTTCCTCGTTTGTTATCGTTTCGCCGTTGGATTTCGGAAAGATAGGTTTCCGTGACGttatatgtaaaaatgtaactgaaaactacatttgtttcttttataaatCACTGCTTATGTTGATCCCAAAGGTCAGTTACACACAGTCCGTTAGTAATACTGTAACACAAGAACACCGACTGTTGCAGTGTTTTTAATCCATTACAGAACGACATGTcgtgctttttatccgtttatagttacatttaatgctgtggaatggTCATGAGACTATAAAGAGCTGTTTCCTCAGCAGCCtggctctttctctctcctgaaCTTAAGACAAGAGGAAACAGgctcgtcatgttactgagaaactggaaagcgtAAAGTCTGTctgacattctctctctctctctctctctctctctctctccctctctctctctctctctctctctctgtctctctctctctctctgtgtgtgtctctctctctctctctctctctctctctgtgtgtgtctctctctctctctctctgtgtctctctctctctctctctctctctctctctctgtgtctctctctctctctgtgtgtctctctctctctctgtgtctctctctccctctctctgtgtgtctctctctctctctctctctctctctctctctctctgtgtgtgtctctctctctctctctgtctctctctctctctctctctctctctgtgtgtgtctctctctctctgtctctctctgtgtgtctctctctgtgtgtgtgtgtctctctctctctctgtgtctctctctctctctctctgtgtctctctctctctctctgtgtgtctgtgtgtgtctctctctctctctctctgtgtgtgtctctctctctctctctgtctctctctgtgtgtgtctctctctctctgtgtctctctctctgtctgtgtctctctctctgtgtgtttctctctctctctgtctgactctgtgtgtgtgtgtgtatgtgtgtgtctctctctctgtgtgtgtgtctctctctctgtgtctctctctgtgtgtgtctctctctgtgtctctgtgtgtgtgtgtgtctctctctgtgtgtgtctctctctgtgtgtgtctctctctgtgtgtgtctctctctgtgtgtgtctctctctgtgtctctgtgtgtgtgtgtgtgtgtgtctctctctgtctgactctctctctctgtctgtgtgtgtgtccccctctctctctctctgtctgactctctctctctctgtctgactctctgtgtgtgtgtgtgtgtgtgtgtgtgtgtgtgtgtgtgtgtgtgtctctctctctctgtgtgtgtctctctctctgtgtctctgtgtgtgtttgtgtgtgtgtgtgtgtgtgtgtgtgtgtgtgtgtgtgtgtgtgtgtctctctctctctctctctgtctctctctctctgtctgactctctctctctctgtctgtgtctctctctgtgtctccttctgtgtgtgtcaatctctttctctctttgtgtgtctgtgtctctgtctctctctctttctgtgtgtctctctctctttttctgtgtgtctctctctctttctctgtgtgtctgtgtgtgtgtgtctctctctttctctttctctctctctctctctctctgtgactctctctttctgtgtttgtgtgtctctctttctctctctctctctctctctctctctctctctctctctctctctctctctctctctctctctctctctctctctctctgtgtgtgtgtgtgtgtgtgtgtgtgtgtgtgtgtgtttgagtggaTTAATGGTGTGGTAAAGAGATTAATGGAGTCACACTGAGCTGATTTCCCAAAATGGAGaggctttttctttttgctgaatCATCCCCAATCAATGTATGGTGTATATGGataaatgtgtctgtgtgtgtgtgtgtgtgtgtgtgtgtgtgtgtgtgtgtatctctgtggATAAATAAATTTGAGTCATATTTCTACGGTAGAAGTGAATAAGGGGAGGAAGAGCCCGGACTAGATTTGGATGGAGACTGTGTGTTGAGACTCCGAGGTCTTCAGGTCTAGTTTCGAATACAGTTTGTAATCAAGCGCAGCAAGTCCTCGAGCTGCTTCTGCCCCTCCTGATTACGCTGAGGTTACAGAGCGTTAGTGAAGACTTGCCCTCACCTGCTTCAGACAAATCTGTGAAGTACCTGTTCTGTTTGATTAGACCGTTCCATTCACAAGCCCTCCCTGATTCTTACACGGCCAAATAGTGTGTCTTACGCGTTCGCAAGTATCCCGTAGTGCTACAGCCCGGAACTCAAACGCACTGAGGTGGGATTTGACGTCACGAACCTACACGAAATAGTCCATAAGGTTTGGACAACAGTGGTGTGAAACGTGATCtcgaaataaataataaaaccgGATGGAGACCTTTATGTTCATGAGCGATGCTCATGTCTTCAACAGTGGAGTATCCCTTTAAttagtattcacacacacacgtggctcatcatctctctttctcatctcTTTCACACGCATGCGCAGTCAGCAGCGCTGGGCGGAGCCGCACACCTGGTGAACTTTTCCAGCACAGACACAGTGGCTGGAGTCCTCATGGCTCAGCGCTACTACAGCTGCCCCATGGCTGGTTTCTCCATACCTGCTTCTGAGCACAGGTGAGACACGCACACTtgcacattctctctctctctctctctctctctctccccaagtACATGACCCGTCTGATTACGTACATTCTGTTCATTGCCCTGATTTCCTCCGTGATGTTCTGGTCATCTTTTTCATTCCCCTGCCCTCTCCATACCTGTAGCTCTTATTAAAAACATCTGCCACTGACTCATCTCTCAGTAACTCTTCAGCAAATTTAGCAAAAACAATCCAAAtaattgttggttttttttctaattttaaattaaatcaaattgtGTGTTATTGACAAATTATACAGAATAACatgaatacacaaatacactaaAAAGTACCAGTTATTCTGTATATTAccagaatgtttttttctttccaggaTATTCAGACATATAAGGATTTCTatagagaatttatttttccaaaaataaattatttgtatttttcaaTAATCATCTGAGTGAGTTTGTATTATCATTTtagataaatgaattaaaacctGTCCTCCAGAATCAGATTTtcataccgtgtgtgtgtgtgtgtgtgtgtgtgtgtgtcgcagcACCATCATCTCCTGGGGCCGGAGCAGAGAGAAGGAGGCGTACGAGAACCTGCTGGACCAGTTCCCCTCAGGCCCCGTGGCGGTGGTCAGCGACAGCTACGACATCTTCAAGGCCTGCAAGCACATCTGGGGAGACAAGCtgaaggagagagtgatggaacGCAGCGAAGACTCCGTCCTCGTCATCCGGCCCGACTCGGGAGACCCCACAGAGACGCTGCTGGAGGTGGGTGATGTCCCGACCGAATATATCACTTGTAGCAGCGGGCAAAGTTAGAGTAAGACAAAAGTGGACGTAATAAATAGAGCAGTGAAAAGTTGaaagagcatgtgtgtgtgattataggtTGGTTCCCAACAGAGTTCCAGAATATTTTGAGCAGgttttaataaacacatttagtCATTCGGTGAAGTttccttttgaccaatcagtgatGTCCAGGAGGACAAGCTCCACCTCTTTTGGTCCTGTTCTGCTAAAAAAGTATTGTACTCGTGTGCAGGAACTATGGCCCAGCGGCAAAAATTGGccggaaggaaggaaggaaggagagaaagaagggcGGGACCAAggaatggaaggaaggaaggatagaaggtgagaaagaggagaggaaggaaggaaggaaggaaagagaaagaggggagGTGCCAAAGAAGTTAGGACGGATATAAGGAAAGAATGGAGGAAAATAGGTGAGAATGAAAACAAGGAAGGGTAGAAGcaaagggagggaggaaggaacaagacagaaaagaaggagatttaaaaaaaaaaaaaaggaaggaaagaaggaagaagaaaaataggCAAGGCAGGAACGAAATGGGGAATTAATGATGGAAAGGATGGGAGGGAGGTAAATGAAGGTCcgaaagaaagaagggaggaAATAAAGGCTGAAAGGaaataaggaaggaaagaaaagaagaatggAAAGAAATTGGCACTCTTCCAGTATGTTACTGTATTGATTTCATTGCTTTGTGTTTCTTAATTCTGATTTCGGAGCCTGAAGagcggatttatttatttatttatttacttacttacttacttacttacttacttgttTTTCATTCCTGACATTTTTGTCACGTTGAGACTTTTAGCTTTGTGTTCTGTGTTATAACCAGGTAAAGATCGTAtactgtttgaaaaaaaaaaaaactctttctctctctctctctctctctctctttttctttctctctttctctctctctctttctctctctgcaggtgATAAAGATTTTAGAGGAGTGTTTTGGCTGTTCTCTGAACTCTGTAGGCTATAAAGTGCTTCCGTCGTACGTGCGCATCATCCAGGGCGACGGGATCGATCTCTGCTCAGTCGATaaggtaaaataataataacgatcaGGACTTTTTCACTACTCGGGGCCCAATGGTTTACACTTTGCCTCATATCTCATGAATTGGttgtcctgaaaaaaaaaatgtttgtttttttttttcccttgggttctccaaaacaaaacagcctCAAGGACCgtttagctccacccacttcaATTTTGAGCTAATTAGCATAATATGCAAAACCTGCTTTTTGGCCTATCTTCACTAAATTGGTGTCAGACTACTCTGAATCAAGTCCAGATTTAAAGAAATACAGATTTTTATGCATATGTAAATTGGAAATGCCCCTTTCCAATGGTAAACCAGTGTTGCCTGGGCTGCATTTGCATACTGGACCCTGATTGGATGTTACATTTTCTGATGCAATAACTCGACGTGGTTTCACTTTTCAGATTTTCAGGATTTAACTGTGCAAAACATGTATTGTATTAAGTGTAACGGTTAGATATAAGACTAGAAAGCATGACTCGTATTGCATCCTGCGTTGCTGTTCCCAGATCCTGAAGAAGCTCAGCGACGAGGGCTGGAGCGCGGAGAACGTATTCTTCGGCTGTGGAAGCGCCCTGCTGCAGAAGATCAACAGAGACACTCTGAACTGCGCGTTTAAATGCAGCTATGTGGAGAGTAGCGGGAAGGGGGTGagttagttgtttgtttgtttgtttttttgggggttccCTACTGTCATACATGAGTCTtatgtgtaaaagtgtgtgtgtgtctgtgtgtgtagatggacgTGTATAAGCAGCCAGTAACAGACCCGTCTAAAGGATCGAAGCGCGGTTGTCTGTCACTGAAGAGAAACTCGGATGGGTTTATAGAGACAGTGGAACGGGGTGCAGGCAAACCAGAGGAGGTGAGAAGAAAAAATATCACAGATTAGGGAAGTTTGCTGGCAAAATGGCTTTAGATTCAAGCCTCTCACGGAATATTGCTATtctacaaatgaataaaaataaccctctttttttttttttttttttttggttctaataataaaaaaacgtaCTAAATGGAGAAATGGTAATGGATCTGACATTAAACAATACTaaatttggaattttttttaatctgtattGCGGTTTCAACGCAAATGATGCTTAATTTCTGGCAGTACCACCCCAGTACAGTAGATGGCGATGCTTTTACCAACACCACCACGTACAAAcattcttttttgtgtgtgtgtgtgtgtgtgtgtgtgtgtgtgtgtgtgtgtgtggcgcagGACATGCTCGTCGTGGTGTTCGAGAACGGGACCATCCTGAAGGAGTACTCTCTGGACGAGATCCGGAAGAACGCACAGCTTTGGGAGGAGGACCTGAGTCCGGCGCAGCACAACCAGGACCACAGCAGCGTGCTGGACATCCACCAGAAACACATCCTGAACGGCTTGCACTAATCACGACGCCGCCCGCCCATCAACGGACCAATCCCATCCCCTCCTTCCCATCAAACCCCACCCGTTTCCCCGTCATGCTCCACCCCATTCCCAGTACGCCTTCTGTGTCCATCCGGCCAGCGCAAACAACCTCCATCCTTCACGGACTGAGCGGTCACAGTGacgtttgatttatttttaaaaaatatttttttttagatcacgGTGATGCTAAATCAGGGTTTTTACATCTTTTAGGTTTTTGTTTCAGCCTAGCAAAACATTTTGACATCGAAGTGTTGTGCAGTGGTGGAAAGAACATCGATAAACCGAAATGATAATTACTTCAGTTGAGGAGAATTAGCACTAAATTAGCAAAGTCgtctggggttttttgttgttgttatttttaaactcAGGAGTTGCTCACAAAGTGTAAATACATCAAGTTAATCGAATAGTCATTGTATTCATAGTATTCCATAGTCTGCTTTCCACCACTGTCTAATTTTCACAAAATGCCAAATAACGCTATTGGTGCTTATAAAAGACCGTTAGTGTATTACCAGCAgggcttgtttttttgtttgtttgttttcttttctttttttttttttttgtttttttcttcagattttcgaatgttttttgtggaattttacTGATgaattgcttttaaaaaaaaaatgtaaaaaaaaaaaaaaaaaattaagaaaggaAGGACAATTCATATCAGGTTATTGAATCATCTCCAGGTCAGAAACGATTTCCTTTTATgcagcttttaaaaataaataaaaatgatacatCCAGTACAGCCTATGCACCTCCCACAGGAGCGGTATGAAATATACTCGATAATACTGCATTGGATACGTAGAAGGCAGCACGTTCGCGTCATTTTCTAATCGGATTTGTTCTTCTCCGTCGCTTGTTGAACGATTATTCTCGCACTGGCCACTCGCAGTTACGTGCACTGCATGACACTGAATACGCACGCGGTTCTCCGTATCACTGTTGTCGGATTTAATCGGGGGGGGGTTTATAAGCACCGAAGAGTTCCGATCTCACCAAATCAGTGTATTAATGCTGCACAGAAAGCAGCACTTTCGAGAAGGTCACGTCTGTAATGATATGCGTACGAATACATTCATAAAGTTCTACTGCATTTATAAGGTGTtcgccttcttcttcttcttcttcttcttcttcttcttcttctttttcttgtttatgAGAATGCACTTTATAGCAGTGTCTATGAAGTGAACATGATAATGTCAAAGAAACCCAGCTTGtatactatattatatctaGTTCTAGATTATACATACTGACACCTGtcctgtttttttattattattattattattattattattattattattattattattattattattattattattattattattatgggaagtggtagctcagtggttaggacattggacttctgattgtAAGGtcttgagttcaaatcccagtaccaCAATCTACCTCTGTTggtcccttgagcaaggtccttaaccctcaaccgctcagttgtataaatgacataaatgtaagtcgctctggataagggcgtctgccaaatgcaatAAATGTCAATTGTTTCAGTGagttacattttcacacaggctgaAACGCGACTGTAATTATTGCTAGAGGTAAAACACTAAATAATACATCGAGGCAGCAGTTAGTAATTGACATGTAAGGTGCAGTAATAAACAAGTAATGTTTTAAACACTATGTATAACGCGTCATGTGAACAGTTCGTACTGCATAACGCGTTTCCATCCATAATTGTTCTTGAACACCGTGTATATAACGCCTTATGAATGCATTAGGACTTGATATGAACATGTTCATTGTTTAttgtatacagtactgtgcaaaagttttaggcaccctatttttgtgtgtgtgtgtgtgtggggggggcgcTCAAATtttgtaatagatttttttttttttttttttttttaactttctgacaacaacaacaaaaaaaacattttagattctcAAAcgttagttttccagcacaagaTGAAATGTTTGCATGTCGTTAAAGAAAGCCGTAAGAGAACACTTTtcagactaaaaaaaaataccacaatgatggctgctgggtttttttttgcagaaataataagacgcgagtgcgacagtcaaagtctccagaagaaccgcgACTGGTTCTGCAACCTGCTCAATAACACGTACCGCTCATTTCCTTAtcaaactgcactaattgtttctgactactatttttttttttttatttctttgtcacAACAAATATTGTTTAATTTACTGCTGTTTACTGCGCTTTACAGTATTTCTTTTTGAATGtggaaacattttaatttgattattttgaaGGCGTCTTCGCTCTACAGCAAttcttttgcacagtactgtatgtggcCTTCATAGAACGTGTTGCTGGACTTTCTTCCTCACACTAAATCAGTGAAACtgagtatggtgtgtgtgtgtgtgtgtgtgtgtgtgtgtgtgtgtgtgtgtgtctggagttGCTCACACTGCCTTAACACCCACTCGGACTCCggtgcccttttttttttggcgcaCTCTCTtgtttctcactctctccctctaaCGTCTCTAACCCTCTCCTTGTCTCACATAAGTGACTGCTCTGTGtttttcgttttgtttgtttgtttgtttgtttaagtccTTCGTCTTGTCAGTTTTTGTATAATTCAAGTGTTCCTTCCGTGTCCGTGTGTCTCGTCTGTCTGGTGGGAATGGTGCGTTTTCTTAGTCGATTCTGAACATCGGATATGAAGCAGATATTGACCCTACCTCTTCTttattgttggttttttttttttttttttttctatgccaCAATAATGCTGTTTAGTAATatgaaacaataataattacgCTAAAAATGATGTGCGTTATGCAGTTGTGTAAATACTTTTTGAAATTGTAGCAGTAATGTTTTTAGCTTTTAACTCTGATTTTctctcatactttttttttttttcctccattttttgtttttacaaatgtGATATTTagtatgagggggaaaaaaagtaataaataccTTCAGTTTCCACTCATCGATCTCCTGTTTCTTGAAATGTAACTTTTGTTTACTGTACTTAACGGCAGTGTTCCTAAAGCTGTGTCTATATGATGCCTATACAAACCCTTCGTGGCAACTGAAATAAACCTAGATTTTCCAGTCATAAGGTTCTTATTTGACTGCCAAAATAAAGACAACGTTCTGTCAGTAAACATCAGTGAATTGGCGAAATGACAATGGCAcgggtgatgtttgttggtaactGTGACCGTTtcgctgtactcatgttcgacgcacatgaatcgaagaggacttCGGCTGTCGTGAAGTCACATGACGTGTATCGGCCTAAATCTATGGAAAAtcggtcattttgaaaaattgcaagctcctccgaatatcgcagAGTGCGCTTGATTTCGtgttcgtttctgcgatcgcaaaatcatgCAATCCTGAAGGGACCGAATAACATCAATCCCATTGGATTGAAATCTCTGTGTAGGTTTATGTGAGTTGTCATGTTCTGATgtgaaaccttgggtcctgacattaatgtggatgttactttgacacgtagcaactatctaaacattgttgcagaccaagtacaccccttcatggcaacagtattcgcTAATTGCAGTGGCCTCTTCGCTTTGCTACggtgttcaggaatggtttgaggaaaatGGTTCTCTGGGATGTTCTGGAccaacaagtccgatccatgaaGGCCTTatctcgcaacttacaggattaaaggatctgctgcgaAGGTCTTGGTGTCAGATACCTCAGCACACCTTGTGGAGTCCAGGCCTccacgggtcagagctgttttggaggcacaaggaggacctacacaatattaggcaggtagttttaatgttatggctgatcggtgtatatgtAAAAACTAATTACGAAGCCCGAAGACCTTCAGAATTCAATGATAATCAATTTTGTATTCATGACACAAAAGCAGTATGTACACCTTTTGACAAGGCCGAAGGTCAGCTGAATTAAAAGGCATGAACCGTGAAGACTCTTCGGTGTCGTGAATGTGTGGGTACTTctataaaaaaggaaaaacacccAAACAATCTTgaatagtttccattaaaaaattCACTCATGAGGTTTGCCACAAGACTTCCATAAATGGCTCGACGGTTATGGATTAAAAACGGTTTTAAATTCCATTCAGAGTGACTTTGCCTGGGCGGCACTAGGTGTGTCCTGATCAGCTATAAATAGTGGCACGGCCTTTCGGCCGGCACGTGGACCACATATCTGTCATAGCTGGAATGAACACAGCTCAAGCCTCTGGGAATTTCTCTCTGGAAATGGAACATGACAGGACGTGGATTGCATCTGACCTCGAGCAGGGTTAGAGAGCGTCACACAGAGCCAGGGTCCTGTTTAACCACAGCGGAGGTTAAACGCGTTTGGCCAACATGATCTGATAATGGACAAATTCGCCCAGGGTTTTAAACGCTTTCACATTTTTTCCGCCAAGTTACAAAGGCCATAGGGATTAACTGTCAGGAATAAGCTGTGCTCTACATGTAGAAACTGAAGCGTTCAGAAGTCAAATGACCTGCAGGTTTCACAGATACCATTTAGTGTTCGAGCATACAATTTAGTGTCGTCTATTGTCAGGGTTATTGTCTCATTGTCTCCAGATGATTATCTTTGGATTTCAACATAACTTTGCATGTGTTTGCTCTTTTAGCTATGGCCAATAGCTTCAAGGAATGAAGTGGCAAAAAAGCAATTGCACAATGTTCCTCTTACCACAAT
This region includes:
- the nampt2 gene encoding nicotinamide phosphoribosyltransferase 2 isoform X1 gives rise to the protein MAAPDYNFLLSTDSYKITHYKQYPPDLSKVYSYFECRHKKGTQFNEVVFFGLQYLLKKYIAGCVITEEKIQEAKVFYQMHFKQSVFDEEGWRKLMERYDGRLPIRIKAVPEGKVIPRGNVLFTVENTDPDFYWLTNFIETMLVQMWYPITVATLSREFKKILAKHLKATSGSLEGLEYKLHDFGYRGVSSQESAALGGAAHLVNFSSTDTVAGVLMAQRYYSCPMAGFSIPASEHSTIISWGRSREKEAYENLLDQFPSGPVAVVSDSYDIFKACKHIWGDKLKERVMERSEDSVLVIRPDSGDPTETLLEVIKILEECFGCSLNSVGYKVLPSYVRIIQGDGIDLCSVDKILKKLSDEGWSAENVFFGCGSALLQKINRDTLNCAFKCSYVESSGKGMDVYKQPVTDPSKGSKRGCLSLKRNSDGFIETVERGAGKPEEDMLVVVFENGTILKEYSLDEIRKNAQLWEEDLSPAQHNQDHSSVLDIHQKHILNGLH
- the nampt2 gene encoding nicotinamide phosphoribosyltransferase 2 isoform X2 gives rise to the protein MTTIEITHYKQYPPDLSKVYSYFECRHKKGTQFNEVVFFGLQYLLKKYIAGCVITEEKIQEAKVFYQMHFKQSVFDEEGWRKLMERYDGRLPIRIKAVPEGKVIPRGNVLFTVENTDPDFYWLTNFIETMLVQMWYPITVATLSREFKKILAKHLKATSGSLEGLEYKLHDFGYRGVSSQESAALGGAAHLVNFSSTDTVAGVLMAQRYYSCPMAGFSIPASEHSTIISWGRSREKEAYENLLDQFPSGPVAVVSDSYDIFKACKHIWGDKLKERVMERSEDSVLVIRPDSGDPTETLLEVIKILEECFGCSLNSVGYKVLPSYVRIIQGDGIDLCSVDKILKKLSDEGWSAENVFFGCGSALLQKINRDTLNCAFKCSYVESSGKGMDVYKQPVTDPSKGSKRGCLSLKRNSDGFIETVERGAGKPEEDMLVVVFENGTILKEYSLDEIRKNAQLWEEDLSPAQHNQDHSSVLDIHQKHILNGLH